In a single window of the Porites lutea chromosome 14, jaPorLute2.1, whole genome shotgun sequence genome:
- the LOC140924397 gene encoding 2-hydroxyacylsphingosine 1-beta-galactosyltransferase-like isoform X1, protein MAAGSHYFIIRKTMEELSSRGHEVALIVSSDVKISSNEKLPHFIYKVPYQPGFSEELLVKPAIDGNQLKGMWALAQVEQVMCECLLNDTKLLQELKDFDLLVYEGAALCAVLLGEHLEIPRVVIAPGPPNAAFAPFHMIPTPVSYVPQQLTGFSCNMTFTERVINLGVYFAGQLLLKMMFSQSVIPLKTKFHIKPEISYEEAVTNVELVIILADFALEFPQPLLPGVVMVGPIGVKKPGVLPPDLQQFLQDTGGHGFIIVSFGSYVEKIIPKEKIDMMAAAFAKLKQKVLWRQKGYIPASLSRNIKVVEWLPQNDLLGHKDIKAFVSHVGFNSVYESAYHGVPVVAVPLFADQFSNAKKVEQFGLGIVVDYKSVYADQLFEAIEQVITEPRFKREATRISRLMQDKPRTPLETTCDWIELQWSCPRTGKANAVTKSHIRSFKCPSNPASSKKL, encoded by the exons ATGGCAGCAGGATCTCATTACTTTATCATCaggaaaacaatggaagaaTTATCCTCTCGAGGACACGAG GTGGCATTGATTGTGTCCTCCGACGTTAAGATCAGCTCCAACGAAAAACTCCCGCATTTTATTTACAAAGTTCCATATCAACCCGGATTCTCGGAGGAGCTGCTTGTCAAACCAGCAATTGACGGAAACCAGCTAAAGGGGATGTGGGCGTTGGCTCAAGTAGAACAAGTTATGTGTGAATGCCTTTTGAATGACACTAAGCTACTACAAGAACTGAAGGATTTTGACTTGCTAGTTTATGAAGGAGCAgctctctgtgctgttttgctAGGTGAACATCTCGAGATTCCAAGGGTGGTTATCGCCCCTGGACCACCAAATGCAGCTTTTGCTCCCTTTCATATGATTCCGACCCCTGTGTCGTACGTTCCTCAACAGCTGACTGGGTTCTCGTGTAATATGACGTTTACAGAACGTGTTATAAACCTTGGAGTTTATTTTGCTGGACAGCTTCTCCTGAAAATGATGTTTTCACAATCCGTGATTCCTCTGAAGACCAAGTTTCATATCAAACCAGAGATCAGCTACGAGGAAGCAGTGACGAATGTCGAGCTTGTCATAATACTGGCAGATTTTGCTCTAGAATTTCCACAACCTCTCTTACCAG GTGTAGTCATGGTTGGCCCAATAGGTGTTAAAAAGCCTGGTGTTCTCCCCCCTGATTTACAACAATTTCTACAGGATACAGGGGGGCACGGGTTCATCATTGTGTCTTTTGGCTCGTATGTGGAAAAAATCATCCCCAAAGAAAAGATTGACATGATGGCTGCAGCTTTTGCAAAGTTGAAGCAGAAAGTTTTGTGGAGGCAAAAAG GTTACATCCCTGCATCACTCAGTAGGAACATCAAAGTAGTGGAGTGGTTACCTCAGAATGATCTTCTGGGTCACAAGGACATCAAAGCGTTTGTCTCCCATGTCGGATTCAACAGTGTGTACGAGTCTGCTTATCATGGGGTGCCTGTGGTAGCAGTTCCACTGTTTGCAGATCAGTTTTCCAATGCCAAGAAAGTGGAACAATTTGGCCTGGGAATAGTTGTGGATTATAAAAGTGTGTATGCAGATCAGCTGTTTGAGGCAATAGAACAAGTCATCACTGAACCAAG ATTCAAAAGAGAAGCAACGCGCATATCTCGGCTGATGCAAGACAAGCCACGGACCCCATTAGAGACAACTTGTGATTGGATAGA
- the LOC140924397 gene encoding UDP-glucuronosyltransferase 1A6-like isoform X3 yields MWALAQVEQVMCECLLNDTKLLQELKDFDLLVYEGAALCAVLLGEHLEIPRVVIAPGPPNAAFAPFHMIPTPVSYVPQQLTGFSCNMTFTERVINLGVYFAGQLLLKMMFSQSVIPLKTKFHIKPEISYEEAVTNVELVIILADFALEFPQPLLPGVVMVGPIGVKKPGVLPPDLQQFLQDTGGHGFIIVSFGSYVEKIIPKEKIDMMAAAFAKLKQKVLWRQKGYIPASLSRNIKVVEWLPQNDLLGHKDIKAFVSHVGFNSVYESAYHGVPVVAVPLFADQFSNAKKVEQFGLGIVVDYKSVYADQLFEAIEQVITEPRFKREATRISRLMQDKPRTPLETTCDWIEYVIRHGGARHLRAQVFNIPWYQYYLLDVIAFLVAIVALVVMVIRLTCRCLFWFCCNKCGRAKAKRE; encoded by the exons ATGTGGGCGTTGGCTCAAGTAGAACAAGTTATGTGTGAATGCCTTTTGAATGACACTAAGCTACTACAAGAACTGAAGGATTTTGACTTGCTAGTTTATGAAGGAGCAgctctctgtgctgttttgctAGGTGAACATCTCGAGATTCCAAGGGTGGTTATCGCCCCTGGACCACCAAATGCAGCTTTTGCTCCCTTTCATATGATTCCGACCCCTGTGTCGTACGTTCCTCAACAGCTGACTGGGTTCTCGTGTAATATGACGTTTACAGAACGTGTTATAAACCTTGGAGTTTATTTTGCTGGACAGCTTCTCCTGAAAATGATGTTTTCACAATCCGTGATTCCTCTGAAGACCAAGTTTCATATCAAACCAGAGATCAGCTACGAGGAAGCAGTGACGAATGTCGAGCTTGTCATAATACTGGCAGATTTTGCTCTAGAATTTCCACAACCTCTCTTACCAG GTGTAGTCATGGTTGGCCCAATAGGTGTTAAAAAGCCTGGTGTTCTCCCCCCTGATTTACAACAATTTCTACAGGATACAGGGGGGCACGGGTTCATCATTGTGTCTTTTGGCTCGTATGTGGAAAAAATCATCCCCAAAGAAAAGATTGACATGATGGCTGCAGCTTTTGCAAAGTTGAAGCAGAAAGTTTTGTGGAGGCAAAAAG GTTACATCCCTGCATCACTCAGTAGGAACATCAAAGTAGTGGAGTGGTTACCTCAGAATGATCTTCTGGGTCACAAGGACATCAAAGCGTTTGTCTCCCATGTCGGATTCAACAGTGTGTACGAGTCTGCTTATCATGGGGTGCCTGTGGTAGCAGTTCCACTGTTTGCAGATCAGTTTTCCAATGCCAAGAAAGTGGAACAATTTGGCCTGGGAATAGTTGTGGATTATAAAAGTGTGTATGCAGATCAGCTGTTTGAGGCAATAGAACAAGTCATCACTGAACCAAG ATTCAAAAGAGAAGCAACGCGCATATCTCGGCTGATGCAAGACAAGCCACGGACCCCATTAGAGACAACTTGTGATTGGATAGAGTATGTGATCAGACATGGTGGAGCTCGGCATCTCAGAGCTCAAGTGTTTAACATCCCTTGGTATCAGTACTACCTACTTGACGTCATAGCTTTTCTTGTTGCCATAGTTGCACTGGTCGTCATGGTGATAAGATTAACATGCAGATGTCTGTTCTGGTTCTGCTGTAACAAGTGTGGGAGAGCAAAAGCTAAGAGGGAGTAA